The genome window TTATTTCCACCTTGATTTTTGCGCAGTTATGCCTGTTCTGGTTGTACGATCAACTGGTGGCTGATGGCTATCACTTTTTATCTATTTTTGTTGATGACCCTTTGGTTCAAACCTTGCTCGGCCTGAACTTCATCTTTTTTATCAACCGTTTATTTCAGCGTATGGTGTTTGTGCGCCGGTATTACGGCATAGGGCAGGCATTGTTGTCTGTGCCTCGTCAACTGTGGGGCAATGTGATTAACTTTTTCGCCAATGTGCGCGCCTGGAAGCAGGTATTACAACATGGTGATCCGCGTCGTGTCGCCTGGGATAAGACCTCTCATGAATATCCAAGCATCAGTCAGAGCCGCGCGACCCGCTCCATTGGTTCAATTCTGGTTGCGCAAGGGACCTTGTCGCAACAAGAGCTGGATTTTGGTTTAGAGCAGCAACAAAAAGGTGAGAGGCTGGGACAGTCCTTATTAAGATTAGGCATGCTGACCCCCACTCAATTGGGTAAGGCTGTGGCCGAGCAATTGGAATTACCTTATGTTGAAACCGACCCTTTTGCTTTAGATGCAGAGCTTATCAGCCGCTTGCCTGAACGGCTGGCGCTGAAATATATGGTGTTACCAGTCAAACTTCAGAATGGCGTCTTAACCCTAGTGCGGGAAAGCCAACTGTCTCCTGTGGCTTTATCCCAAATTGAACGTCAGACCGGTTTTAAAGTGCAGTTGTGTATTTGTGCTTATGGTGTTGTCAGTTTAGGCGTGCGGCATTGGTACAGACAGGAAGAGAATCTGAACCCGGATCTGTATCTGCAGCAGTGCTTAGCGCAAGGTGTGATCAGCGAATCTGATCTGCTGATCCTGACTCAAAGTTATCTGGCCAGTCAGTTGTCTTTTGGTGACGCTTTAGTACAGGCTGCCTTGTTGGAACCCGCTGTGGTCAATCAGGTGCTGATTAGTTTTGACCATCAGAGTGGTTTGCGTTTAGGTGACTATTTGATCCAGGAGGGCATTGTCACTACAGAAAATCTGGCACAAGTGGTCAAGCTACAACAGCAACGGCGTAAAACCATACAGCAGTTGGTGCAGGAATTAGCCCCTGAATTGATAAATCAACGGCAGGAGGCTGTAGTTTGATACGGATATTGGTTGTATTTCTACTGGTTTTCACTGCGTCTGTTTCTGCTGAAGCGATGACGGATTATCAGAAGTTCCGCACTTACCCTTACATTGAGAAAGCTTACCGTTTACAGCAAAAAGACGATGTAACAGGGGCTATTGCCGAAATCAATAAAGCACTGGCTCTGGTACCTACGCAGCCAGAGTTATTGGCATTGTTGTTTCGTTATCAGATTGAAGCGAAAGATGTTGCCGCTGCTACATCGACATTGCAACAAATCCCTCAGTCAGAGCAGCAGGGTTTATATCCACTTTTGCTTGAGTTGCAATTACAAAAACAGTCGTTACCTGACTTGGCCGGGCTAGATGTGCTCTGGCCTGCGCTCAATGCAAAGGATCAACTGGAGATAGCCAGGCTTGTAAGCTCCAGGCTTATTGCATTAAAACAAGAGCAACAGGCCTACCAGTGGCTGGCAACAAAAAGGCCGCTTCCTGCAGAGGTGCTGAAATTACATGCTGCGTTGGCTGAATCCTTACGTCTGACTGATCAGGTTATTCGTGATTTATCGTCTTTAGAGGACTCCCAGTTATCTGAAGAAGACAAAACCAGGCTGGTGATGGCATTGGTGCAAACAGGGCAGGCCGATCAGGCGTTTTTACTGATTGAGTCAGAGCCAAAATCTGAAGCGGCGCTGATGTATTACCGTCAGTTGTTGCAGCAACAAATCGCTTTGCAGGACTGGACTGCTGCATTGACAAGTTTTGACTTTATAGAAACTTATCATCAGTTAACTCCGGATGAAAAACAGCAAAAGTTACAGTGGGCTCTGTTGCAGAAAAACTGGCAAATGGCTTTTGAGTTAGCCGAGCAGCTGCAACTTAATTGTTGGCAACGTATTGATTTGTATATGCAAGCCGGCGAAGAGCATCAGGCGAAAGCCTTGTTTCTGCAATGCCCATCTGTTGATAACCCTGATAGCTGGCTGGTGTATGCTGAGAAATGGCTGAGTGCTGATGAAATCAGTCAAGAGTATCTGGCTGCTGAGCATTTACAGGCGCAGCAACGCCGTCTGGTCGCACAAAAACGGCTCTCTGCCGGGCAATATCAACAAGTATTGCAACAGCTGTTGGACGATCCAAAACAATCAGCTCAGTACGAGCTGGTATTGGCAAGCGCTCAGGCCTTGCCTGCAGGGCCTGTGAAAATGCAGTCTATGCAGAAGCTGCATCAGTATAAAGCCAGTACGCCTACGCTGGATGAGTTGAGTTACCAGTACATTTTGGCGGGAGAGTCAGACAAGGCGATGCAAATCCTGGCAAAAGCTTTGCCTTTTGATGCTGAATCTCAACAAAAGAGCGTATTGCCAGAGCGGGTATTGGAACTATTAAAACAGCAACACCCCATAGATGCAGTGGTATTAGCAAAAACTGACAGTTGGACTGTGCTGGCTGCTGAGCGCGCTGAACTGTGGCGTCTGACCGGGCGCTGCGATAAAACCCTGACTATTTTGTCGGGCAAAGCCAATACTGCATCGGGCTGGCGTAGCCTGGCGTTATGCCAGGAAGAGCAAAATGCAGAGTTTGCTTTATTGCACTGGCAAAAAGCCTATCAGTTGCAGGGGCAAGACACAGATGTGTTGAATATTGCTTATTTGCAGCAAAAATT of Rheinheimera sp. MM224 contains these proteins:
- a CDS encoding glycosyl transferase family protein translates to MLLVDLLANYLYLLRYIVVVLMILLLVFALDDVFIDLYYWARHWGRYFRFYRKTKKFDEQELFHLKEHPIAIMVPAWQEVGVVGKMAEFAAAELDYENYQIFVGTYPNDPATQADVDAACARFPHVHKVVCARPGPTSKADCLNNIITSILDFERRTQVKFAGFVLHDAEDVVSAMELRLFNYLLPKKDLIQLPVYPFAKGPFAFTSGHYLDEFSESHGKDVVVRESMVGQVPSAGVGTCFSRRAIIKLSQEGDGLPFDVQSLTEDYDIGFRLKHWGMEEIFVRFPVTDNALARHAETSRSRSKSDGNVVCVREYFPETFHTAVRQKSRWIIGIVFQGFKTHRWVDDWRLNYFLWRDRKGVITYFVSFISTLIFAQLCLFWLYDQLVADGYHFLSIFVDDPLVQTLLGLNFIFFINRLFQRMVFVRRYYGIGQALLSVPRQLWGNVINFFANVRAWKQVLQHGDPRRVAWDKTSHEYPSISQSRATRSIGSILVAQGTLSQQELDFGLEQQQKGERLGQSLLRLGMLTPTQLGKAVAEQLELPYVETDPFALDAELISRLPERLALKYMVLPVKLQNGVLTLVRESQLSPVALSQIERQTGFKVQLCICAYGVVSLGVRHWYRQEENLNPDLYLQQCLAQGVISESDLLILTQSYLASQLSFGDALVQAALLEPAVVNQVLISFDHQSGLRLGDYLIQEGIVTTENLAQVVKLQQQRRKTIQQLVQELAPELINQRQEAVV
- a CDS encoding NfrA family protein; translation: MIRILVVFLLVFTASVSAEAMTDYQKFRTYPYIEKAYRLQQKDDVTGAIAEINKALALVPTQPELLALLFRYQIEAKDVAAATSTLQQIPQSEQQGLYPLLLELQLQKQSLPDLAGLDVLWPALNAKDQLEIARLVSSRLIALKQEQQAYQWLATKRPLPAEVLKLHAALAESLRLTDQVIRDLSSLEDSQLSEEDKTRLVMALVQTGQADQAFLLIESEPKSEAALMYYRQLLQQQIALQDWTAALTSFDFIETYHQLTPDEKQQKLQWALLQKNWQMAFELAEQLQLNCWQRIDLYMQAGEEHQAKALFLQCPSVDNPDSWLVYAEKWLSADEISQEYLAAEHLQAQQRRLVAQKRLSAGQYQQVLQQLLDDPKQSAQYELVLASAQALPAGPVKMQSMQKLHQYKASTPTLDELSYQYILAGESDKAMQILAKALPFDAESQQKSVLPERVLELLKQQHPIDAVVLAKTDSWTVLAAERAELWRLTGRCDKTLTILSGKANTASGWRSLALCQEEQNAEFALLHWQKAYQLQGQDTDVLNIAYLQQKLNDPAAAFLSFTSLDLNVLSDEDRQNTAQLALELDELEKGEQYLLASCADQASWYLEAAALKRKQQQNEAALVYLNKIVRTDKEQWVRLHLQKAWIYQAMHNFPAAEQAWRAALAKAPEQAELHAGYGYLLVGMKRNKEALAHLRYAAKQPQYDNDVAIAGQVAYLSAEEQDAEDTLYWLKQSIDRQHQAEKQNALSKTELYRLKRYHQTIAKNWQLTASTALRHGASLTVLGSAAQQAPDLDPVRNEASVRLEHFTDTLKRDQSLYLQVSANGSSEQYYRNFGQEFGAAYKPLKHTNLWLSAALQQYPLGEGDWRALVRLTGDFLNQGKWQSEWQPEQDHWRERKLFVDAVYWPVDGQILLQSKFEQGKVVRYDDSLFQVTRAYVLSQLDYRKQKALDTNLNAEGWQWTTGLGLQSRIGLGETHYDAYRHKLEMNLEWQYQMAGDLSKDQHALSLQLSYQY